The following coding sequences are from one Halomonas sp. HAL1 window:
- a CDS encoding murein hydrolase activator EnvC gives MRWYLTVALLLALVYTSAGFAQQDESTARQQLDVIGQEIESVAQRLSATGEARDSAERELQEVETELAETHQRLDTLQAERRQLNDETTQLRQHRDRLEGERTDQYAALGQQLSALYRLGPTPQLKLLLNQGDPAELDRMQAYMNRLTEARNRRLEAIAKLDTALAETQQELSERQARLDTLADELEEQSALLAQRTTERRGVVSNLDDRYGSEEERLADLNQSREEAERVLRNIQAEMAKLAEPTPTTHIVSTQGDLPWPVQGSISSDFHHRDGVHYNGIVIQASAGTPVTAVHTGRVVFADWMRGFGNLLIIDHGDQIMTLHAHLQQFSVRPGQQVNRGDEIGRVGDSGGQNRAALYFEVRRGGEPINPQRWIARR, from the coding sequence ATGCGGTGGTATTTAACAGTGGCGCTCCTGCTGGCGTTAGTTTACACGTCAGCAGGTTTCGCTCAGCAGGATGAAAGCACGGCGCGTCAGCAGTTGGATGTGATTGGCCAGGAGATCGAGTCCGTCGCCCAACGCCTCAGCGCCACTGGCGAGGCTCGCGATAGCGCCGAGCGCGAGCTTCAGGAAGTTGAAACGGAGCTTGCCGAAACGCATCAGCGCTTAGACACACTGCAAGCGGAGCGCCGCCAGCTCAACGATGAAACGACCCAGCTACGTCAGCACCGCGACCGGCTAGAGGGCGAGCGCACCGATCAGTATGCGGCCCTGGGCCAACAGCTTTCAGCGCTTTATCGGCTTGGCCCAACGCCACAGCTCAAGCTGCTGCTTAACCAGGGTGACCCTGCTGAGCTTGACCGTATGCAGGCCTACATGAACCGGCTAACGGAAGCACGCAATCGTCGCTTAGAGGCTATCGCCAAGCTAGACACCGCCCTGGCTGAGACCCAGCAAGAGCTGAGCGAGCGCCAGGCCCGCCTCGATACGTTGGCCGACGAGTTAGAAGAGCAAAGCGCGCTGCTTGCCCAGCGCACTACCGAACGGCGTGGCGTTGTTTCTAACCTGGATGACCGCTACGGCAGCGAAGAAGAGCGGCTGGCCGACCTCAATCAAAGCCGCGAAGAAGCCGAGCGGGTGCTGCGCAATATCCAGGCGGAGATGGCAAAACTTGCTGAACCCACGCCCACTACGCATATTGTAAGCACCCAAGGTGATTTGCCTTGGCCGGTACAGGGTTCAATCAGCAGCGATTTTCACCATCGCGACGGCGTGCACTATAACGGCATTGTGATTCAGGCCAGCGCAGGCACCCCAGTCACTGCCGTACACACTGGCCGGGTGGTATTCGCTGACTGGATGCGCGGGTTTGGTAACTTGCTGATTATCGACCATGGCGACCAGATCATGACGCTGCATGCCCACCTGCAGCAGTTCAGCGTCAGGCCTGGCCAGCAGGTCAACCGAGGCGATGAAATTGGTCGCGTAGGAGATAGTGGTGGGCAAAACCGCGCGGCACTCTACTTTGAAGTTCGTCGCGGCGGTGAACCAATTAATCCACAGCGTTGGATTGCGCGTCGCTGA
- a CDS encoding 16S rRNA (uracil(1498)-N(3))-methyltransferase gives MSATHAADWYAQHGKMPRLYVPVDFVAGKELALPEGPARHVTRVLRMGEGTPLVLFDGQGLEAGVRLVDVSRKQTLARVEAVWLGSGESPLSVHLGQAISKGDRMDYAIQKAVELGVAAITPLYTERGDVRLKGDREDKKLAHWQAVAASACEQSGRAVVPPVHPPMALQAWLAERQEPLRLMLHLATGNAFDRQDRPASVALLIGPEGGLSESDIAAAQVATFTPLTLGPRVLRTETAPIVALSLLQHYFGDL, from the coding sequence ATGTCAGCAACCCACGCCGCTGATTGGTATGCCCAGCATGGCAAAATGCCACGCCTCTATGTGCCTGTTGATTTTGTGGCAGGTAAGGAGCTGGCACTGCCTGAAGGGCCTGCTCGTCATGTCACCCGTGTATTGCGTATGGGTGAAGGCACGCCGCTGGTGCTATTTGACGGCCAAGGTCTTGAGGCAGGGGTGCGCTTGGTAGACGTTAGCCGTAAACAGACGCTAGCGCGAGTCGAAGCGGTGTGGTTGGGCAGTGGTGAATCACCACTGTCCGTCCATTTAGGCCAAGCTATCTCTAAAGGCGACCGAATGGATTATGCCATTCAAAAAGCCGTTGAGTTGGGCGTGGCGGCCATTACGCCGCTCTACACCGAGCGTGGCGATGTGCGATTGAAAGGCGACCGTGAAGATAAAAAGCTGGCGCACTGGCAAGCGGTGGCTGCCAGCGCCTGCGAGCAGAGCGGTCGAGCGGTAGTTCCGCCAGTGCATCCACCCATGGCACTCCAAGCATGGCTTGCAGAGCGCCAGGAGCCGCTGCGCTTGATGCTGCATCTAGCGACCGGCAATGCGTTTGATCGCCAAGACCGACCGGCGTCGGTGGCACTGCTGATTGGCCCGGAAGGCGGTTTGAGCGAAAGCGATATCGCTGCCGCTCAAGTCGCTACCTTTACGCCGCTAACGCTCGGTCCCCGGGTGTTGCGAACAGAAACAGCACCCATAGTGGCGCTTTCCCTGCTACAACACTACTTTGGCGATTTGTAA
- the secB gene encoding protein-export chaperone SecB: MAEDNNTPQAGAATDEKPQLKFSLQRIYVKDISFEAPNSPSVFKQAFKPKVNLDLNTTSTKIADDQYEVVVKVTAQVNDNETGTTSFLAEVEQAGLFRIAGIEGAQLEQTLGAFCPNLLFPYARECVDNLVNRGGFPPLMLAPVNFEAMYAQRKQREAKQAEENTH; the protein is encoded by the coding sequence ATGGCGGAAGATAACAATACCCCACAGGCCGGTGCCGCAACGGATGAAAAGCCGCAGCTGAAGTTTTCGCTGCAGCGCATTTATGTAAAAGATATTTCGTTTGAAGCGCCGAATTCCCCGTCGGTATTTAAGCAGGCGTTCAAACCCAAGGTGAACCTGGATCTGAATACCACCAGCACCAAGATTGCTGACGACCAGTACGAAGTCGTTGTCAAAGTGACCGCTCAGGTGAACGATAACGAAACGGGCACAACGTCTTTCCTGGCCGAAGTTGAACAGGCCGGCCTGTTCCGCATTGCCGGTATCGAAGGCGCACAGCTGGAACAAACCCTGGGTGCATTCTGCCCTAACCTGCTGTTCCCCTATGCGCGTGAATGCGTGGATAACCTGGTCAACCGCGGTGGTTTTCCGCCACTGATGCTGGCACCGGTTAACTTTGAAGCAATGTACGCTCAGCGTAAGCAGCGCGAAGCCAAACAAGCCGAAGAGAACACCCACTAA
- the gpmI gene encoding 2,3-bisphosphoglycerate-independent phosphoglycerate mutase — MDTSRTPRPVALIILDGYGHNPDSDHNAVAAAHKPVIDKLWETCPHTFIHTDGLNVGLPEGQMGNSEVGHMNIGAGRIVYQDFTRISKAIEDGDLDVNENLTQPIDAAVANGKPVHLIGLLSPGGVHSHEEHFIAMAELAARRGAQRIFIHAFLDGRDMPPQSALSSIERANARLAELVGADNGFVASIIGRFYAMDRDNRWERVEQAYRLLTDGHAEHYATSAETALRDAYQRGETDEFVAASSIPQKDGTKEHAVTLQDGDAAIFLNFRSDRARELTRAFAEPDFKGFERRVCPKLAGKGLVMMTQYAADIPAPAAFPPSDLNDTLGEVVAKRGLKQLRIAETEKYPHVTFFFSGGNEAEYKGEERILVPSPRDVRTYDEKPEMSAFEITDKLVDAIDGGSFDFIVCNYANGDMVGHTGDFDAAVKAIETVDTCVGRVVEAIERAGGACLITADHGNAEQMVHPETGAPQTAHTTFVVPLIYVGDRAASLEEGKLCDLAPTLLTMMDQQQPEAMTGKPLIHYK; from the coding sequence ATGGATACTTCGCGTACCCCGCGCCCAGTGGCGCTGATTATTCTTGATGGCTACGGCCACAACCCCGACAGCGACCATAATGCCGTCGCCGCTGCCCATAAACCGGTGATAGATAAATTGTGGGAAACCTGCCCGCACACCTTCATTCATACCGATGGTCTTAACGTGGGGCTCCCCGAAGGCCAAATGGGTAACTCGGAAGTCGGGCATATGAATATTGGTGCCGGGCGTATCGTGTATCAGGACTTCACCCGCATCAGCAAAGCGATTGAAGACGGCGACCTGGACGTTAATGAAAATCTTACCCAGCCGATTGACGCAGCTGTCGCCAACGGTAAGCCGGTACACTTGATTGGCCTGCTCTCCCCCGGCGGCGTCCATAGCCATGAAGAGCACTTTATTGCCATGGCCGAACTGGCCGCACGCCGCGGTGCCCAGCGTATTTTTATTCACGCCTTTCTCGATGGCCGCGATATGCCTCCACAAAGCGCTCTATCATCAATAGAGCGCGCCAATGCCCGTTTGGCAGAACTGGTGGGCGCTGATAACGGCTTTGTAGCCTCAATTATTGGTCGCTTTTACGCCATGGACCGTGACAACCGCTGGGAACGTGTTGAGCAAGCGTACCGCCTACTGACCGATGGTCATGCGGAGCATTACGCCACCAGCGCCGAAACCGCGCTACGCGACGCCTACCAGCGCGGTGAAACTGACGAATTTGTAGCAGCGAGCAGCATACCGCAGAAAGACGGCACCAAAGAGCATGCGGTAACGCTACAGGATGGCGATGCCGCCATTTTCCTTAACTTCCGCTCCGACCGCGCCCGTGAGTTAACTCGCGCCTTTGCCGAGCCGGATTTCAAGGGCTTCGAGCGGCGTGTATGTCCTAAGCTTGCGGGCAAGGGGCTGGTGATGATGACCCAGTACGCCGCTGATATTCCTGCGCCTGCCGCCTTCCCCCCATCGGATCTTAACGACACCTTGGGGGAAGTCGTCGCCAAGCGCGGCTTAAAACAGTTGCGTATTGCCGAAACCGAAAAGTACCCCCACGTGACGTTTTTCTTTTCAGGTGGTAATGAAGCTGAGTACAAGGGCGAAGAACGCATCCTGGTGCCCTCGCCCCGTGATGTGCGCACTTACGATGAAAAGCCTGAAATGAGTGCCTTTGAGATTACCGACAAGCTGGTAGACGCCATTGACGGCGGCAGTTTCGATTTCATCGTTTGCAACTACGCCAACGGTGACATGGTCGGCCACACCGGTGACTTTGACGCGGCGGTAAAAGCTATTGAAACCGTCGACACCTGCGTGGGCCGCGTGGTCGAAGCGATTGAGCGCGCTGGCGGCGCCTGCTTGATTACCGCCGATCACGGCAATGCCGAACAGATGGTACACCCCGAAACGGGCGCACCGCAGACTGCCCACACCACCTTTGTGGTACCGCTCATTTACGTTGGCGATCGCGCGGCCTCGCTTGAAGAGGGCAAACTATGCGACCTGGCCCCTACGCTACTGACCATGATGGATCAGCAACAGCCCGAGGCGATGACCGGAAAACCACTGATTCATTACAAGTAG
- a CDS encoding S1 RNA-binding domain-containing protein, whose amino-acid sequence MVRESHSSPRSASDASAQLGEVAYLTVTAVNNIGAFLQWGQPKDVLLPFSEQHFRPDPGKRVLVMLYSDDQGRPVATMKLDRFLADDAWALEKGDEVAVVVAERTDLGMKVVVDHRYWGLIYQDDVTQPLRRGQSVKGYVKQRRDDGRLNISLLPPGAARLDVVGDKILQALRESGGYLALGDKSPAHEVKARLGVSKSAYKQAIGRLYKQQLITLEPDAIRLVPGALSE is encoded by the coding sequence ATGGTCCGTGAGTCACACTCATCCCCCCGATCCGCCAGCGATGCATCTGCCCAGTTGGGCGAAGTGGCGTATCTAACGGTCACGGCCGTCAATAACATTGGCGCATTTTTGCAGTGGGGGCAGCCAAAAGATGTGTTGCTGCCATTTAGCGAGCAACATTTTCGCCCTGATCCCGGCAAGCGCGTGCTGGTAATGCTGTATAGCGATGACCAAGGACGTCCAGTGGCCACGATGAAGCTGGATCGCTTTCTGGCGGATGACGCCTGGGCCCTGGAAAAAGGCGATGAGGTGGCCGTCGTGGTTGCTGAGCGTACCGATTTGGGGATGAAAGTAGTGGTCGATCACCGCTACTGGGGACTCATTTATCAAGATGACGTTACTCAACCGCTACGCCGCGGCCAATCAGTTAAGGGCTATGTGAAGCAGCGCCGTGACGACGGTCGCTTAAATATCTCGCTACTGCCGCCAGGCGCTGCCCGGCTCGATGTGGTCGGCGACAAGATCCTTCAGGCGCTGCGTGAAAGCGGCGGTTATTTGGCGCTGGGTGATAAAAGCCCCGCCCATGAAGTTAAAGCACGCTTAGGCGTGAGTAAAAGTGCCTATAAACAGGCCATTGGGCGGCTTTACAAGCAGCAGTTGATCACCCTCGAGCCTGACGCTATTCGCTTAGTGCCCGGCGCGCTGAGTGAGTAG
- a CDS encoding sodium:solute symporter: MEGFTLFDTLVLIGYIGLIAWIGSRFGKDQHNPEDYFLGGRKIPGWAIGLSVMATQASAITFIGAPGWGFEGGLERLVTFINVPLAMIVLILVLVPIFHRAGIYSIYELLERRFGPATRTLTALLFLTARGLATGVVLYAPALVLAVVTGWSVNLTIIIMAVLAISYTVMGGISAVIWTDVLQMFVLWFGALLSIFFLVTSLPGGWGDVFSFGAASGMFNAIDLSFDPSVTYSLWAGLFGGFFLHVAYFGTDQSQIQRVLSSPSVLDAQRSLLIGGYLLIPQMLLFLFIGVILATYYQQHGLTPPDDLNELLPRYVVNAFPSGMAGLVIAGVFAAAMSSLDSALNSLSAVTVRDFYSRYLKPNASDAHYLKASRLATIFWGLYATLFAFFAGNLGPVIEAVNQIGSWFYGALLGTFLLAIFSHRSNARGAMAGLITGMFAVWAVSALLDISWLYNNTVGVAVSMSVGYLVSLTAPAPSQEQLSDVMMAEAAPDMQAVLASRADNAQVIGKEARLTRRRCIGLFIWFCIMLGMLALLQGWANEWWANG; the protein is encoded by the coding sequence ATGGAAGGGTTCACGCTTTTTGATACGTTAGTGCTGATCGGCTATATCGGCCTTATTGCCTGGATTGGTTCGCGTTTTGGCAAAGATCAGCACAATCCTGAGGACTACTTTTTAGGCGGCCGCAAAATACCGGGCTGGGCGATTGGCCTTTCGGTGATGGCGACTCAAGCCAGTGCCATCACCTTTATCGGAGCACCTGGCTGGGGCTTCGAGGGCGGCCTTGAACGCTTGGTGACGTTTATCAATGTACCTTTGGCCATGATCGTGTTGATTTTGGTGTTGGTGCCTATTTTTCACCGCGCGGGCATCTATAGCATCTACGAACTGCTGGAACGTCGCTTTGGCCCGGCCACGCGTACCCTTACCGCCCTGCTGTTTCTTACTGCCCGCGGCCTCGCCACTGGCGTGGTGCTTTATGCGCCAGCGTTAGTGCTTGCAGTGGTAACCGGCTGGAGCGTCAACCTTACTATTATCATTATGGCAGTACTGGCCATCAGCTATACCGTCATGGGCGGTATCAGCGCCGTCATCTGGACGGATGTATTGCAAATGTTCGTGCTCTGGTTTGGCGCACTATTAAGCATCTTCTTTTTGGTAACCAGCCTTCCCGGCGGCTGGGGTGATGTGTTCAGCTTTGGTGCGGCCAGCGGCATGTTCAACGCCATTGATTTGTCCTTCGACCCCAGCGTGACCTACTCGCTATGGGCAGGGCTATTCGGTGGTTTTTTCCTGCATGTGGCTTACTTCGGCACCGATCAGAGCCAGATACAGCGTGTCTTATCCAGCCCTTCGGTGCTCGATGCCCAGCGCTCGTTGCTGATTGGCGGTTATCTACTGATTCCACAGATGCTGCTATTTCTATTTATTGGCGTCATTTTGGCGACCTATTACCAGCAGCATGGGCTAACGCCCCCTGATGACCTCAATGAGCTGTTGCCCCGCTATGTCGTCAACGCGTTTCCTTCAGGCATGGCCGGGCTGGTGATTGCCGGGGTGTTTGCTGCGGCCATGTCGAGTCTCGACTCGGCGCTCAACTCGCTGTCGGCGGTGACCGTACGGGATTTTTACAGCCGCTATCTCAAACCCAATGCCAGCGATGCCCATTACTTAAAAGCCTCACGGCTAGCCACTATTTTCTGGGGGCTCTATGCCACGCTGTTTGCTTTTTTTGCAGGTAACCTAGGGCCCGTGATCGAGGCGGTCAACCAGATTGGCTCCTGGTTCTATGGGGCACTGCTCGGTACCTTTTTGCTGGCTATTTTCAGTCACCGTTCCAATGCTCGCGGCGCCATGGCTGGGCTCATTACCGGCATGTTTGCCGTATGGGCAGTCTCTGCGCTACTCGATATCTCCTGGCTGTACAACAACACGGTCGGCGTAGCGGTGTCGATGAGCGTTGGCTATCTCGTTAGCCTGACAGCGCCAGCCCCCAGCCAAGAACAGTTGAGCGATGTAATGATGGCAGAAGCTGCGCCAGACATGCAGGCCGTGCTGGCATCCAGAGCTGATAACGCCCAGGTGATTGGCAAAGAGGCCCGCCTGACGCGCCGACGCTGTATCGGCTTATTTATTTGGTTTTGCATCATGCTGGGCATGTTAGCACTGCTACAGGGTTGGGCGAATGAGTGGTGGGCGAATGGTTGA
- a CDS encoding rhodanese-like domain-containing protein, giving the protein MIDQVFEFVQNHPLLVGAFLLVLIAWIIYETRSASTNALTASQATQLINREDAVVLDIRESKDFKAGHIAGARNIPQSNLDSRMSELEKVKAQPIIVVCKHGQSSGAAQAKLTKAGFERAYKLRGGMAQWQGDGLPVVKK; this is encoded by the coding sequence ATGATCGATCAGGTGTTCGAATTCGTACAGAACCACCCCCTGCTAGTCGGGGCATTTTTGCTGGTGCTAATCGCGTGGATCATTTATGAAACGCGTAGCGCCTCTACAAATGCACTGACCGCCTCGCAGGCCACTCAGCTTATTAACCGCGAAGACGCGGTGGTGCTGGACATACGTGAAAGCAAAGACTTCAAAGCCGGGCATATCGCGGGGGCGCGCAACATTCCGCAAAGCAACCTCGATAGCCGCATGAGCGAACTGGAAAAAGTAAAAGCCCAGCCGATCATCGTGGTATGCAAGCACGGTCAGAGTTCTGGTGCCGCACAGGCCAAACTCACCAAAGCAGGCTTTGAGCGCGCTTATAAGTTAAGAGGCGGTATGGCGCAGTGGCAAGGCGATGGCCTTCCGGTGGTTAAGAAGTAA